In Pseudoduganella albidiflava, a single window of DNA contains:
- a CDS encoding SWIB/MDM2 domain-containing protein codes for MATAKKSTAAPAKKAATKAAPAKKAAAPAKAAAKPAAKKAEPAARKPNAAFMKEMTPSAQLSPVVGASPLPRTEVTKKVWEYIKKHNLQDAANRRMINADDKLKAVFGGKAQVSMFEMTKLISDHLS; via the coding sequence ATGGCAACAGCCAAGAAATCCACGGCAGCACCTGCCAAGAAAGCCGCGACCAAAGCGGCTCCGGCAAAGAAGGCCGCCGCTCCAGCGAAAGCTGCAGCCAAGCCGGCAGCGAAAAAGGCAGAACCCGCAGCACGCAAGCCCAATGCAGCATTCATGAAAGAGATGACTCCGTCCGCACAGCTGTCTCCGGTAGTAGGCGCCTCCCCGCTGCCACGCACGGAAGTCACGAAGAAAGTCTGGGAATACATCAAGAAGCACAACCTGCAGGACGCTGCCAACCGCCGCATGATCAACGCGGACGACAAGCTGAAAGCTGTCTTCGGCGGCAAGGCCCAGGTTTCCATGTTTGAAATGACGAAGCTGATTTCCGATCACCTGAGCTGA
- a CDS encoding Calx-beta domain-containing protein: MSSQVSSPIVAAQPPLLSVGDIQVDRSTHFATFTVTLNQAVAQPFSVDYDTINGSAYAGVRGDYMAKAGTLHFAAGQTTQVVSIPLAAADAQGAEWFGLRLGALHGPGARTVTVGDAVGQALLGGQEAATLSPYLRIADVVTDEGKGYLEFVATLSAPSAGAVSFSYKAYAADNPGQLLAESRVTIPAGATQHVIRLPIADDTGVRDARNIVLETSAVAGARAERSGATGTVLDNDMMANGIVKSLLSVGTVSVDETAGLVTFAVTLDKPVEAPVSVRYATGDGSAVADPLGGDYQAGWGTVHFAAGEQVKYVTVALRDDALAEQAEMFQLHLATNPTGPGAGFVVVSTTPGEAWIGRSDLPAASTPALTAGSVTVGGNEGYAEFTLTLSAAAPERVSAGLVLLDAQTKATVRFVGSVEFEPGTTLQTVRVPVGEGTPFVADKAYELALATPHNLSTAAGATLASFTVTEGDPAISRVPAASVRDVTVDEAHGTATFSVVLDRPATSPLMTFSWHTADGTARAGSDYVAARGVVTFGAGDVVQRVTVPLVQDHAAEGTTETFQLVIELPDGSVDAWIHDNAGTAYIRDSGGTAQSYTIAARAAVASENGWAEFDVTGSAMKGGPELTYTISGIDADRVAGGLEGTVTLGADGKALLRVHLLDDLSANPDATLKVTLGSGASAAVTVVDTLPLSGTPGNDRFTLPLHRDDRFDGGTGFDTVLVGGVREQFDLASFEGGWHLRNAATGTTITLVDVERIEFQNGAVALDLDGHAGRAYRLYQAAFDRLPDQEGLGFWIAGLDNGATLQDVAAQFVGSAEFAQHYGANLGDAAFVTALYANVLHRAPDFNGEAFWLGALQKGASRASVLVEFSESAEHRASLVASAQDGIEFQVFD; this comes from the coding sequence GTGTCCAGCCAAGTTTCCTCCCCCATCGTCGCTGCCCAGCCGCCCCTGCTGTCGGTTGGCGATATCCAGGTCGACCGCTCCACCCATTTCGCCACGTTCACCGTCACGCTGAACCAGGCGGTCGCCCAGCCATTCAGCGTCGACTACGACACCATCAACGGCAGCGCGTATGCCGGCGTGCGCGGCGATTACATGGCCAAGGCCGGCACGCTGCATTTCGCCGCCGGGCAAACCACGCAGGTCGTGTCGATCCCGCTGGCCGCCGCGGACGCGCAGGGCGCGGAATGGTTCGGCCTGCGGCTCGGCGCGCTGCATGGCCCGGGCGCCCGCACGGTGACGGTCGGCGACGCGGTCGGCCAGGCCCTGCTGGGCGGCCAGGAAGCCGCTACCCTGTCGCCCTACCTGCGCATCGCGGACGTGGTGACCGACGAAGGCAAGGGCTACCTGGAGTTCGTGGCAACGCTGAGTGCGCCGAGCGCCGGCGCGGTCAGCTTCAGCTACAAGGCTTATGCGGCGGACAATCCCGGCCAGTTGCTCGCCGAGTCCCGGGTGACGATTCCCGCCGGCGCGACCCAGCATGTGATCCGCCTGCCCATCGCGGACGATACCGGCGTCCGCGATGCCCGCAACATCGTGCTCGAGACTTCCGCCGTGGCGGGCGCCCGCGCCGAACGTTCCGGTGCCACCGGGACGGTGCTCGACAACGACATGATGGCCAACGGCATCGTCAAGTCGCTGCTTTCCGTGGGCACGGTATCGGTCGATGAAACGGCGGGGCTGGTGACTTTCGCGGTCACGCTCGACAAGCCGGTGGAAGCACCCGTCTCGGTGCGCTATGCCACCGGGGACGGCAGCGCCGTTGCCGATCCGCTGGGTGGCGACTACCAGGCCGGGTGGGGTACCGTGCATTTCGCCGCGGGCGAGCAGGTCAAATACGTGACCGTTGCGCTGCGCGACGACGCGCTGGCCGAACAGGCCGAGATGTTCCAGCTGCACCTTGCCACCAATCCCACCGGGCCCGGCGCCGGGTTCGTGGTGGTCAGCACGACACCCGGCGAAGCGTGGATCGGCCGCAGCGACCTGCCGGCGGCCAGCACGCCGGCGCTGACCGCCGGCAGCGTGACGGTGGGCGGCAACGAAGGCTATGCCGAGTTCACGCTGACCCTGTCGGCAGCCGCGCCGGAACGCGTGAGCGCCGGACTGGTATTGCTGGATGCGCAGACGAAGGCGACGGTGCGCTTTGTCGGCAGCGTCGAATTCGAACCGGGCACCACGCTGCAGACGGTGCGCGTGCCGGTCGGCGAGGGCACGCCCTTCGTGGCGGACAAGGCTTACGAACTGGCGCTCGCCACCCCGCACAACCTGTCGACCGCGGCGGGTGCGACGCTGGCCAGCTTCACCGTCACCGAAGGCGACCCTGCCATCAGCAGGGTACCGGCCGCGTCGGTGCGCGACGTCACCGTCGATGAAGCCCATGGCACGGCCACGTTCAGCGTGGTACTGGACCGCCCGGCCACGTCGCCGCTGATGACGTTCTCATGGCATACGGCGGACGGCACCGCGCGCGCCGGCAGCGATTATGTCGCCGCCAGGGGCGTGGTGACATTCGGCGCGGGTGACGTGGTACAGCGCGTCACGGTGCCACTGGTGCAGGACCACGCGGCGGAGGGGACGACGGAAACCTTCCAGCTGGTCATCGAGCTGCCCGACGGCAGTGTCGACGCATGGATCCACGACAACGCCGGAACCGCCTACATCCGCGACAGCGGCGGCACGGCGCAAAGCTACACGATCGCCGCCCGCGCTGCCGTGGCCAGCGAGAATGGCTGGGCGGAGTTCGACGTGACCGGCAGCGCGATGAAGGGCGGGCCGGAGCTGACCTACACGATCAGCGGCATCGATGCGGACCGCGTGGCCGGTGGCCTGGAGGGCACGGTCACGCTGGGAGCGGATGGCAAGGCCCTGTTGCGCGTGCACCTGCTCGACGACCTGTCGGCCAATCCGGATGCGACACTGAAGGTCACGCTCGGTTCCGGCGCAAGCGCCGCGGTGACCGTGGTCGACACGCTGCCACTGAGCGGCACTCCCGGCAACGACCGCTTCACGCTGCCGCTGCATCGCGACGACCGGTTCGATGGCGGCACGGGGTTCGACACCGTGCTGGTGGGCGGCGTGCGCGAACAGTTCGACCTCGCCAGCTTCGAAGGTGGCTGGCACCTGCGCAATGCGGCGACGGGCACCACGATCACGCTGGTGGACGTGGAGCGCATCGAATTCCAGAACGGTGCGGTGGCGCTCGACCTCGATGGCCATGCCGGCCGGGCGTACCGGCTGTACCAGGCGGCGTTCGACCGCCTGCCGGACCAGGAAGGGCTGGGCTTCTGGATCGCGGGCCTGGACAACGGCGCCACGCTCCAGGATGTGGCGGCCCAGTTCGTGGGCTCCGCCGAATTCGCGCAACACTACGGCGCGAACCTGGGCGATGCCGCATTCGTCACGGCGCTGTACGCCAACGTCCTGCACCGCGCGCCGGATTTCAACGGCGAGGCATTCTGGCTGGGTGCGCTGCAAAAAGGCGCGTCGCGCGCCAGCGTGCTGGTGGAATTCAGCGAGTCGGCCGAGCACCGGGCTTCCCTGGTGGCCTCGGCGCAGGATGGCATCGAGTTCCAGGTGTTCGACTGA